GAGAGCAACTACCTGGATAGGCCGGCCGGGACGAACGGGTCGTGCGTGGCCCCCTTCCCGCCCGACAACGGCCCCAACGAAATTATCAGCTTGTCGGTCCAAGGAAATGACAAGAATAGGTGGTGGGAAACCTACCCGTGCTCCTACGGCATGCTGGTGGAGGAATCAGTGTACAGCTTCTCTACGCCTGACATACGCGGCAACATGACGCTACTCGAAAGGTACCCCCAGGGGACACCCTTCATCCTCGATTTCGCCGCCGGGAACACTAATTCGTGTCCGGATGAAGGACGGCTTCCTTCAGACTACGCCTGTGTCAGCGGCAACAGCTCTTGTGCCAACGCAACAACACGTACTCGTGATTTTccgacaacaagaacaacaatTACTCGTGGCTATGTCTGCAAGTGCTGGGAACACTACGACGGCAACCCGTACATCCCAAACGGATGCCAATGTACGTACATACTACATATATATAATCCTATATATACAAGCAATTGTCATTAATTAGCAATTCGTTAACTACCCGGAGTGTTGATTCTTCAGTCCTTTTTTTTTGAATGGTCATTCTTCAGACATTGATGAGTGCAAGCTCCCTACAAATCCCTGCCCAAATGGCGGGATCTGCAAAAACAGGCTGGATGGTTATGATTGTCCATGCAAATTCGGTATGAAAGACGACGGCAAAGGGGGGACTTGCACAGATGTATTCCCTCCAGCATCAAAGGCAGCTGTGGGTAAGCTACTCCGTCCGTTCATAAATACTATAAGCCTTTTTAGACAAAAAACAATATAGACTATGTACATATTcagcaaaatgagtgaacctaTACTTCAAAATGCATCTTTATGCGTCTGTATATATGTATGCCCCAGTTGCCAATCTAAATCATGAACACACTAACACATCTActtcctccattccaaaatactTGAACTTCAAAGTTTTTCCTAAGTCATATTTCTTTAGGTTCGATAAATCTAAGCTGTTGTGGCAGATGTTGGTATACGTTTCTACATATTTGATCAAACTGATAGAAATTTGATTTAGGACAATCCTGGAACATCATGTATTTTTGATTGGAGGGAGTATGGCATAGCCATTGCCTGCACATCTCTTAATCAATATAAAGTATGCATATATAATTGTTTCAATAGACTTTGGTCAGTCAATTGCGTACTCCTTAATTTTTATAAATGACCTAGCTGTAATTTATGAGCTACTCAAACTTTGAATTTTTTTCCTAATTTATTGAaaaatatatgaatatttacaaTACCAAATATTATAGCATATGCAGATATATTTCATGATGAATCTACTGGTATTGTAGATGCTAGATTTTTTCCCTATAAACTCGGGCAAAGATTATAAAAATTGAAGTAGGACAAAGTTTATATCCACTATAATTTAGCAAGGAGAGAGCACATGCTTTCTTTGTCTTCTGCGCACTTCCCTTGGAGTTTGAATCCCTCTCCTCTCCTGATTTAGATTCTTTTTTGTCCTGATAATTCTAGCGGTAAATTGTTTTACCTCGAGTAGATGAATATAAGAGAATAGTACTTCTTATACTTAACATTTCTGCTAGATTTGTAACCATTGATTTAATGATATAAATTAAGTTTATCTTCTGCCCATCTAGGTGCAATAGGGGGTATTCTTCTCATGGTAATTATATCGTTCCTTATTATTCTTTACAAAGAGAAGAAGATGAAGGAATTCTACAAAAAATAATGGCGGCCCTCTATTAGAGAAGGCAACAGgcattaaaattttcaaaaaggGGGAGCTCAAGCCCATTTTAAAGAATAGCAACATAATTGGAAAAGGTGGATTTGGCGAAGTTTACAAGGGTCTTCTTAATAATAAAGAAGTTGCAATAAAGAAGCCAATTAATGGTAGCGTGCGAAAGAATAAGCAATTTGCAAATGAAGTCATCATCCAATCTCTTCTTCGTCAAGAATATTGACCCGACGATGGACTACCTAAACCTGCCGGCCGTGCCGAGCCGCGCGCCAGCTGGACGTTCAAGCCCAAGCAACTGTCGGCCACCTCCATCGCTGCCATAGCCTGCCTGCAGGTGGTGACGGAGTCGGAGGGTCTCTAGGCCTCTGACCTTCTGGCCGCCTTCGTGAAGCGCCGAGTGCCCCCCTTCAAGCCCGGCAGCACATCATCAGCAGCATGAGCGGGCACCGAGACCCGTGTCGGCTGAGCACCAAGGACCTGCCGGACACAGAGTTGGTCCGGCTGGTTAACCACATCTCGAACTGCAAGCTCTCGGAGTcggagtggcagttcggcaagcagTCGTACGACCGCGCACACCAGCCGCCTACTGTCAGTCTTGCAacccttttttcttctttgcttGTCCGAGTTATTGCTTTGCCGTCTGATCAATCAACCGCGCACACTAGATGTTAGGTTAGTTGAATTAGATATTTTTTattaagtgtttaatagaattagttagaaaaataatagaactagttaaactagtttatttttagtaagtattactttattttatttatagtaagtgtttaattagttgaactagttgattaataaaactagtttattttttatagaagtagtttatttttagtaagaaaattaatagaactagtttttTTAGTTAAAACAATTATTCCTGCATCGACGTCGgggatgcctatcccgcatcctcgtcatcGACTCGGCAgaggaggcctgcttgatcagaggggccatgtccgggactgggcgccgctgggctggtactgggaggtggAACCTTCTGgggggcgcagcttggtgaggagccagcccgtcgttgacccgaaccttgtttggtggcggtcgcgtgggccagacggtgccgaggctttcggacaccgcggaggtggtacgtcaccgtgtcagcgatgAGGACGAGCACGTTCGttgctacatggttgcgttggagggcaggttcgacaatatctgccaggttcttcagggatctcactggagctatgatcctttgatggttccttctctttgggtgtccaccgcccgtgtcgatacccgtcgggcgctacggttctaacTGTATTAGccatgctatatgtatgatagtattcggggtgtattagtgataatatttgACGATATACGAacgcaagagatgatgtagttttgcttattgaatgcatgctaatttgaatactaattcattttacgatttggtttcgcttattgaatgctcaaattggaaaactactcctactttgattgctccgatagtcaacccgtgatgaataataatgatctaatttagtttttgtagtacatatttttaattgtacaagtttaatctctAAATTATATGAACCTAGGAAATGTCATCAACGGATGACGAAAGTCTCCcaggggagtgcgactggtgtaACGACGACCagggtctgtgcgacaggcctctcCTAGACGAAGGTTGGCGCTTtagcattaagctccaggagaccttcgagGCTGAAACGGTACGAAACGATGACAAgttttttttcgtaattaagcacgacttctactacttcaacgtgtaattttgtCTTTTACAATTCAACTAGTTTATCCcttgccatgcaagacgctatgtcttgaagagagtggattttgaagatcatgaaactatggaaacaaagaaaatccagctgaggacccatcatggtatggattttgaagtaaatctgtataattctgagagtgtaacccattttggttgcaagaATTGGGAaccactttgcaagatgtatggtttttatgagggtatgcttgtcaccatggatcttcgTGATCCTGACACTGGCGAAGACAATTTGGatatttgggtccttgttgatacgcttctaATTCTTCccctatgtgagtttctcaaacatagttattaagaaatttatattttttatttcaaaatagttgacagcttattttcattgttcaaagaatgtgcggaatatggtagacagaacctactacaccgatggctcagaattaacttatcaggagcaaaatcatctgatcgcattttgtactgatgTTGAGAATTACTActatcaaactcctcaacattatggtcaatacgtgctaCTAGTGCAcatgttgaactacggtaacatccatgaAGATAaaatggtaagattttttactattacgagaCATCCCCGTGcttcttttgcataaattcttctatAACTCAACTATACATTGCTAACTAccaagttattactatgtttttcaatagATAATCTCAAATGATTGTGTGCTTCACCTGATGATGTTTCCGAAAGGTCGCGTTGATGTTATGAGCTTACAGCCAGGTGATCATCCTACGCATCACagctgtccataccggatttcaaAAACCTAACTTTTTGATGTGCTCAAGTTTGCCCCTAAAAAGCAATTTAGATCTCTAGAATGCCCTTCCATCTGGTCAAAGTTGTTTGACCAAAATTTATAAAATTCATAACAAATTCATATGAACTTAGAAGAAtgaaataagataccaaaatgctCATAAAAATATCACATATACATGCATGTGATTTACGTTAATCACCTATATGTGCATCTATTTGCATTCACCCTAAATGGTTTTTTAATGTTATAAACCCTAAAAAGCTTTAAAGAGTGATTTTTCATGAACGTAATGACATGcgcatataggtgatgtttttatgaacattttgatatcctATTTTGCATtattctgagttcatatgaatttgttaagaatttttgaagttttcaTCAAACAACTTTGACCAGATGGAATGGCATTCTGGAGACCTAAAATGCTTTTTAGGCGCAAATTAGAGCAAAAAAAAAGTTAGGGGTAAATTTGAGTAGTTGGCTCGAGTCAGGGGCACAAAGGTAAATGTCCCTATATATATTACAGACGACTCAGGGGAAAGCACTCCGTCTATAATAATGGGTACATATGATCATATGATAGGCACACATGTATCTAATTAAAGTCGATGCATACATGCGAGCTGGGTGCTAAATGGAGCAAGAAACTAATGGAGTACTCAGTCAGCACTCAGCAGGTATGCCTTGATATCCCAATTATAGTTTTCACAAAGTACATTATACTATATTTTTATGTTTCCGCTCAGAAGCAagtaataattaattaattaaagatcTGTTTGCATTGGAACGTCATGCATGATGATACTGATAAATTAAGGCCGTTTGGATTTAGGGGTACATAGGAAGAGTACGTGGAAACATGTGTGCATTTGTATCTCGATCCAATTACTAAATTTCATCTATTCTCAACCTCGCTCCATATCTGTATGTCCAAACAGTTCCTTATTAAAGAGATTGCAATAGTTTCTCAGAATTGTTTTTAAAAAATCTCGAAAATATGCTACAGAATACCTACGTACATACATCATGCATATGGCACGGTCCCTGGTTTTCATACCCGCCTTTCCTACCAGCTGGGTTTAGGGGCAGTGTTGGCTGGAGATGAAGTTGCTGCCGGAGGTGGCCTTGCTAAAGCGGCGTTCCAGGACATGGAATGAGatggcgaggatggcgcggagctAGGACTGGGCCACGCCCCGGGCCCTAGGCCTGCAATAGTAAGCTACAGTGTGTCTACAGGGCCCAAAATGCTACACTGACCGAAGAAAGCATTGTGCACGCCCCAGGCCCAGGCCCAGGCCCCCCTGGCCTGGGTCCTAGATCCGCCATGCACTGCCAGTTCTCCCCACCGCCGGCTGCGCTACATGGCAATCACATGGCTGCGTGGCATTAGGCATGGTTTAAACTAACCTTTTACTATTTAATTTCCCAGCGAAACCCTTTTTCTCTGGTTTACTAGTACAAGAAAGGAATAGAATCAATACATGTTCCCATTGTCTCAAAAAGAGAAAGGAACCATTATCTGAAATGAAAAGAGAAAGGAATGAAGACCCTAGCTTGCAACGCCTGCTAGGTATCATATACTGAGCACATACATATATGACAGACTCAGAGGAAAGCACTCCGTCTGTAATAATCGGTAGCATTAAATTAAGTTGACGCATGCGAGCTAGGTGCGACATAAGAAACTACTGGAGCACTCAGTCAGCAGGTATGCCTTGATATTCCAATTTGGGTTGTTTTCACTTAATACATTTTATTTTGCCAGGTTTTTGTTGAGCATCAAGTAATTAAAGACCCATGTTTGCACTGCATGCATCAGTGATCCCTCTTTTTCAAACGAAAATTATCTGCATTGCAACGTCATGATGGTACTAATAGATTATAAGGTGCTGTTGGGACTTAGGGATAGACTGGAAATATGAGATTGGGATATATCTCTAGATCCAATTGCTAAATTTAGTCCATTCACAATATTTTCTTACATCCTCATTAAGCTTATGCAAAAGATCAATTGATCTTGCTGCTCCAGATCATACAAATACTAATGTAATTTTACTCTTAGTTTCTTCTTTGATACTACTCTCATCTCAACAAATAGAAAATGTTAGATCATACTAGGGTAGGGTCAAGGATATTTTTCATGATAGGATTACAGAACATTTTCACAAAAAATTTAGATCATGCGAAAGTACTTTTCTGGAAACTAGTTTCATTCGAAGGCTTACTTTTATTACTGAGAGTTCATTTTATTCCCTGGTGCAGGCAGTTGTACTCTGAATTGTATGCTGTGGTATTCTCCAATCTCCCGCAATTAGGTACATTTTTTGTTGTGTTAAGATTCATTGGATTGGAGTAGACTGGCCAAGAAATTGTTGAAGTCACTGACGTGTCTGTTGAGGCTGTTCCACCCCAAGAGCTCATTTTAAGATGAGCTTGTGGATGGATTATGTAGGTGAGAAAGAAAACAATGAAGATGATGCGGAATACAAATGTGAGCTAGCTCGGATCATGACATGCAGACAAATTTCGTGAATAGtttcgtgtgtgtgtgtatatatatatatatatccatacaCAAAACTGATAATCCTTATGATTTCTCTCCTACTTGTGTCGCATTTCATACCCGCCTTTCCAGTTTCCATGGAAGATTCAGCCTGCCAGCTGTGTTCATGGGTAGAAGATCAAGTTGCTGCCGGAAGGTCTTGCTGAAGTGGCGTTCCAGGACATGGAAGGAGATGGCGAGGATAGTGTTGCACTGCCAGTTTTGCGTGACATGGGAATCACCTGGGACGAAGCTAGAAAAAATTCAGCACCGGTGTCAGCCACTACACTACCCACTACTGAACTATGGCAAGGAAATATAAGTAACTTTCGGAAGACAATACAAAGATCGAAAATATGCAATCGATAAACAATTTAATAGTTGttatttcaaaattttcatacCGGGTGAAGTCAAGAAACCTCTTACTTAAAAAtttagaagaagaaaaaacactGACTTCAGAGCTTCATTTGTAACTTCAAGCAAAGGATGAACAAACAAAACATATTATACCGACAACAATGGTACAAAACAAATAATACTAAGAAATATATGATCAAGAGAAAAAATTGAAGTCACTTGAGACTCTCCTTTTATAATTTCCCTTCACGATCTTTCGTCTTCTTAAAGAGATCAATCATGTCATCATTCGTAATGgtagaaaaaaaatatttttcttaCGTAGCAAATCAGTCAATCACTCAAAACTGCTCCCATTTTGTTATGCAAAACATTGTTGACTGACGCTAAGGAGAATCGAGTATTTGCCCGCACATTACGCAAAACAATCTTGGTCATGATCTTCACATTTACATTAAAATTGTGCCGCTGCCGCTGCGGCCGGCCAGGCGGCATCAAGACAAACTATTCTTGGTTCGGGCTTGTGTTATTCCTCGAAGAGGTGAGAGAGATTGAGATTGCTAGGGTTTGTTTTTGGGAGTGGGAATTGAGGATTGAGGCGGCAAAGAGACGTATCGGTGTGTAACTGTGGATCGTGCGACCTGCACGTACTGCAGCGTATATCAGAGAGACCAAGCAGCGATCAGATCAATGTGTTCTTGGCTTTTTGTTAGGGTCACTTGTTACCTTTTTGTTTGCACGACTGTAATTGGGCTAACACTTTGGGCCTGTGTAGCTTCCTGGCGGCTGGGCTGGGGTCAATCGATTTTTTTGGCTGGGGTCAGAGACagaacttgttaagcgtgttaGATGGAACGCTAAACCGCACTGGTGTCAACTGACACCAGCGGTTGTACGTGAGCTCCGTCCCTGGAATCAAATGGCTAGGTGACATTAGGAATAGTTTGCCAGTACAAGAAAGGAATGGAACCAATACATGTTTGCATTGTCTAAAGATAGAGAAAGGAATCATTGTATAAAAAGAATAGACAAAGGAATAAAGACCGTAGCTTGCAACACCTGCTAGGTATCTCATGTACTGAGACTGAGCACACACATGTATATATGGCTGACTTAGAGGGAAGCATTCCATCTGATAATCGGTAGATATGAGGATATGATAGGCACACATATATCTAATTAAAGTCGATGAATGCATGCAAGCTGGGTGCTAAACAAGAAAATACTGGAGTACTCATTCATCAGGTATGCCTTGATATTCCAATTCCTGTAATTTTCGCATAGTACATTACGTTTCGTTAGGTTTTCGCAGAGCGGCAAGTAATGATTAATTAAAGGCTCTTGTTTACATCGcaatgccatgcatgatgatACTAGCAAATAAATCAAGGCGCCGTGTTGATTTAGGGTACTCACCTTCACCCGTTTGGATTAAATTACTAGTATGTGTACCTATGTTTGGAGTACATAGGAAGGGTATGTGGAAACATGCATGCCTGTATGCATTATATCTCGATCCAATCAGTAAATATAACCCATTCTCAACATCATATCTGTATGTCCAAATAGCTCATTATAATAGGAGGTTGCAAGAATTTatcaaatttgtttttgaaaAGTTTCTCGAAAATATACTAGACAGAATACCTACATACATACACGTGCATTATTCCTCTTTATTCATTGTACATATTCTTTTGCATTAAACACCGGTCGTTGGTTTGAGGCCGGCCATGAGTTAGACTATGAAGGTGAACGGCACCAGAAGCGTGAGCTCCATGGCAGGGTCTCTTGGTTTAGGTCCACAAACTCTAGAATATAATTTGACGGAAGTACTTATAATCATGAATTCTCTGCTATCCAACGTATGTCATTTTCTTGTTTAATTAGCCCGGCTAGCTAGATACACATACAGTAGATAAATTTAATCCATTCTCAACCTCATACTCTGTATGTCCAAACAACTAATTATAAAGAGATTGCAAGAATTTCTTGGAAAAATAAGTTTTGGAAAAAATCTCAAAAATATACTAGAGAGAAAACATCATCTACGTACGTACATACATCACACAGATATATATCATGACCCCTTGTTTTAGTTCAAACAACTCGGCAGTACTTTAGTCATGAAACTAACGTACCTTATATATACACAGCATACCCTGATTGCACCTAATTATCAGAAACAGTTGATGTGCATGCAGTTGTAAATCAAGATCAAGAGAGCTGTCAACTAGCATCGATCCAAGATTACGTACATCAATGGCAGAAGCTTCAACATACACTACCATTATGCAACTATTCCACGATTGGGAAATCCATGCATTGATTCTCTTGAGCTTTGTCCTGCAACTattcctcttcttctccggcggcCTTCGGCGCCGCCACAGCCATATGCTGCTTACAATCATGATATGGTTGTCTTACCTATCAGGTGATTTCATAGCAGCATATGCACTAGGCCACCTTTCAGTCAATTTGCCTACCACTTCCACCACAGATGACAATGATCATCATAAACCAGCCCATCAGCTCACTCTCTTGTGGGCACCTTTCCTTCTTAGCCACCTTGGAGGACAGGACACTGTGACTGCTTTTTCATTGGAGGACAATGAGCTGTGGTTGAGGCATCTGCTGAACCTTCTAGGCCAAGCATGCCTAGTTGTGTATGTGTTGTGGAAATGGGCGGCATTGGCACACTACCAACTTGTAATCCCGGCTGCATTGTTATTCATTGCCGGGATCATCAAGTATGGGGAGAGGATTTGGGCACTCAAGTTGGGAAGCCAGAAAGGCCTCAGGACCTCCACTAGCAGAGAAGCAAAGAAGGCATCCCTTGAAGTAGAGGACAGTGAAAACAATGTGCAGGCCTATCAAGCAATTGTTAGGTATGCTGCTCTTCACACAGAGCGAGGCTTGCGGGATATATTTGCTGGACGAAAACTCTTCGACATGGACGAGCAAACTCTGGAAAAATTTGGCGAGGCTTCGGGAGATGTACAAACGGTTTTCAAGAGGGTGGAGATTGAGCTTAGCATAATGTATGACGGCTTCTTCACGAAATCCCGGGTAATTCAAACAATGCCCGGTGCCATCCTTTGGTGTGTCTCCCTCGCCTCCACAGTGGTTGCCTTTGTGCTCTACGTCAAGATGATGATGACTAGTAGTGCCGATGCCGAGAAAACGGAGAAAGAGTATAAAAGAAGTAGAGTTGATGCTGCGATCACCTATATATTATTCATTGGAGCATTTTGCTTGGAAGCTTGCTCGTTCTTCATGGTGATGATGTCACCATGGGAGTGGCCCTTCTTGGAAGCTCGAGCTGGATGGTGTCATGCGCTGCTCACTCGAGTGGCCTGGCCTATCTTCGCGAGGATCCAACCAGAGACCAAGTCATGGTGGTCAAACTCAATGGGGCAGTACAACTTGTTTAGCTCCACCAGGAGCATGTCAGCTCAAGACCGCAGGAAGTGGAGTAGCACCATCTTGTTAATGGCAAAGAAGATGGCAGGCGTATTTGGAGCTAGTGAGCTATGGAAGAAGATAAGCAACACCAAGCATGCCCAAGTCACGAGGGAGATCAAGGAGCTCATCCATGACTCATTAGGCCACGAGTGGGGTAGTCCTAAGCCCATCAGCGTTCCAGGTGCTTATAGATTACTACTCACCCTCCCCTTCGAGCGGGCCTTGCTGATGCTACACCTTTGGACAGACGTGGTGGTGCACAAGGCGGCCAAGTCAACAATGATGATGAGTAGCAGTGGCGATGGCCGGCCGCTGGTTGATGTGGCGACCCAAGAGGAGGACCAAGAGGCAGCACGGCGGCGACGTCTTGTGGATACCTGCAAGATGCTATCTGAGTACATGTTGTACCTGCTGGTGGAGCACCCTGACATGTTACCCGTCAGCACCAACGTGCAGGATGTATTGGCGTCGCGCTCAGACTGTGTCACGGGTGCATCCAGCAAGGACGACTTTCTTGATATATTTACTAGTGGTGACTTGGACTTTCCTGACTGGATCTTCTTGCGGGATCACAAAGCGGTGCTGGAAGACCAAGGGGGCATCCAGGCCGAGGTGGAAAGACTGGAGCAGGTGTGGGTGCGGATGCTTGTGTACGCAGCCGGAAAGTGCCGGCCGGAAGAGCATGCCCGACGGCTGAGCACTGGGGGAGAGCTCATCACCTTGGTTTGGCTGCTCATGGCGCATCAGGGGCTGGGAGACGTGCAGAACAGTGTCGGTCTTATCAGAGATGGTATCAGCCGACGACATCTTTTCGATTTTGAGGAGGAGGTGTTAAGTCGTACCAACTTGACGGATTCTGCACCAAAGGAGGAAGAGGAGTTAACTACTGCCAACTTGACTTAATCAGGTAACTGCATGGCTTGCCTCCAGGTGTCAGTCTTATCGGAGTTGATTTCAGCGCACGACCTTCTTTTCGATTTGGATGATTCTAAAAATAGGCGGCAGAGTTATTTAATGAATTGCATGCGTCCAGGTGTGGTGTGGTTAAGTCGATCGATGAGTAGTACAATTATATATAGTACaattatctttggtattgtataACTGATGTATAGTACGATTTGTTTGTTTACTACTCTATGTATGATATACTATATTTGTTTAAATCCAATCACACTGGCCCTTTTTGAAGCAAAGTCGCCcgccaaaagaaaaagaaaaagttgAAGCAAAGTCGCCCGCCAAAAGAAAAAGCAAAAGTTGAAGCAAAGTAGATGTAGATGAACAAGAACCTGATTCCATTCCAGCATACTACTTAATTATACTACCTTTTGCTTTTGGTTGCGAATGCCAATGGTTAACTAAAATCTTCCCTACACCGACGATTCTATATTGTTTGTTGATTCGGGTCGCTATGTCCATGCATGTTCCTattgttccaatcctcatcagcTTGGATCGTCAGGGTTTCGGGCCAACAGAGCAGAAAAACTAAACACTACTTCAGTTATACTGCATGATCGACTATCTTTTAACTATGTGAATTCTGTTGCAACAAGTCCAAACTTGGGTTAAAAAACCTGTACCTAATTTCTAGGACAAACAAAAATTAAAGTAGATGTGGTCTGACTGTCCACCATTTGCTAGTTGCTCAGTGTTGTGGAAGGCGATTAACCATCAAACCAATCCACCCAAAGGAACATCAAATGGAGTTGCAAAACCGAACATCTGCTTTTCTGAATTACATTCCAGGTTTGCATTGAAAGCAATGAGGTTGCTGGGACCAGAGAATATCTGTGGTTTACAGTCGAGACttgaattttttttttttttgtgaTGGGAGACTTGAATTGCAGCTAGTTCAAGCAAAGTCCTCacaataaaaaacaaaaaaaagtaaAACTTCTTAATTATACTATCTTTCGCTTTTGGTTGCGAATAACAATGGTTAAGTAAAATCTGCCATACACGGACGATCTTGTTATTTCATCAGGTCGTTCCCTTATTTCCATGCATGTTTCTTTTGGTTGGTATAGTAACTCTTTAATTATTAACCGAGGGAGCGAGTGATTTTACTCTATCCATATTCGCTTAAAACTCAATGCATAGTACGATTTATTCGCGATGGTACATTTAATTACAATCAATGATAGATCGAGCTAGTAAAATTTACTACTGATATTTTTCCATCAACACAAGACCCAATGCAATAAGATATATATATTTTAGCACAAATGCAGTCTTTCCTAGAGATAGTACTCCCTCAGATCCAAATTACTTGAGTAATATTGatcagagggagtactatattaTATGCAAAGggcttagggcatctccaatgtgGCTCATCAGATGGACGCCCTCAAACATGTCCACGGACATCCGGCTGGGCGGACACTATCCAACGATGTCCCTCAAATTTCCCCCCATTTCAAGCAGT
The sequence above is a segment of the Aegilops tauschii subsp. strangulata cultivar AL8/78 chromosome 6, Aet v6.0, whole genome shotgun sequence genome. Coding sequences within it:
- the LOC109751391 gene encoding wall-associated receptor kinase 3-like, yielding MATSSSQFLFRMLLPVLLVVILASAAEGQRPGCREKCGNITIPFPFGIGLRCFREGFEVLCNHSRAFLAGNRTRKGDSEGKLAWSWSLMELASISVATSDARAYAAVSYRCSMSENTSSSLSLRMDFAMSSKRNVLQGVGWIVDAQLSYEPYFSAAADGFPCSVPESNYLDRPAGTNGSCVAPFPPDNGPNEIISLSVQGNDKNRWWETYPCSYGMLVEESVYSFSTPDIRGNMTLLERYPQGTPFILDFAAGNTNSCPDEGRLPSDYACVSGNSSCANATTRTRDFPTTRTTITRGYVCKCWEHYDGNPYIPNGCQYIDECKLPTNPCPNGGICKNRLDGYDCPCKFGMKDDGKGGTCTDVFPPASKAAVGKLLRPFINTISLFRQKTI
- the LOC141025400 gene encoding uncharacterized protein; protein product: MAEASTYTTIMQLFHDWEIHALILLSFVLQLFLFFSGGLRRRHSHMLLTIMIWLSYLSGDFIAAYALGHLSVNLPTTSTTDDNDHHKPAHQLTLLWAPFLLSHLGGQDTVTAFSLEDNELWLRHLLNLLGQACLVVYVLWKWAALAHYQLVIPAALLFIAGIIKYGERIWALKLGSQKGLRTSTSREAKKASLEVEDSENNVQAYQAIVRYAALHTERGLRDIFAGRKLFDMDEQTLEKFGEASGDVQTVFKRVEIELSIMYDGFFTKSRVIQTMPGAILWCVSLASTVVAFVLYVKMMMTSSADAEKTEKEYKRSRVDAAITYILFIGAFCLEACSFFMVMMSPWEWPFLEARAGWCHALLTRVAWPIFARIQPETKSWWSNSMGQYNLFSSTRSMSAQDRRKWSSTILLMAKKMAGVFGASELWKKISNTKHAQVTREIKELIHDSLGHEWGSPKPISVPGAYRLLLTLPFERALLMLHLWTDVVVHKAAKSTMMMSSSGDGRPLVDVATQEEDQEAARRRRLVDTCKMLSEYMLYLLVEHPDMLPVSTNVQDVLASRSDCVTGASSKDDFLDIFTSGDLDFPDWIFLRDHKAVLEDQGGIQAEVERLEQVWVRMLVYAAGKCRPEEHARRLSTGGELITLVWLLMAHQGLGDVQNSVGLIRDGISRRHLFDFEEEVLSRTNLTDSAPKEEEELTTANLT